From the genome of Gorilla gorilla gorilla isolate KB3781 chromosome 4, NHGRI_mGorGor1-v2.1_pri, whole genome shotgun sequence:
CAGCCAGGCTCTCTGGGGATGAATCTAATAAAGGAGGCGGCGACCTGGAGAGGAGGACAGACGACAAGTGACCGGGGGGGACAGCACTTCTTTCAGTACATTTTCCTGTTAGACTCGGGGTATTAGAGACCCAAAGATACCCAAGAAGGAGTGAGAGCGTCCCTGCCTTCGAGGAGCAGACAGGGCACCGCGAGGGTAAGGAGGCTCCGGgagagcctggggacagagtgatcTGCGCACCGCGGTGCCTGAGGAGTGGAGGCAGGGGTGTGGGCCCGCAGCAGGGAGCCAGGCTGGGCCATGTCCTTGGATTCTGTGAGCCCAGGCGTCTCCTCTAGAGGGCCTAGCAGGAACAGTGGGGGCTGCAGATGGAAACGGGCAGGATCATGCCATGCAGTTGGCATTTCATTGGCACTTGGGGGCACTTGCGCAGGGGACAGCATGACGTTGGGAGCTGGCTTTGTCCCTGGCATGTCTGTCACGTTGAAGAGGGAGAAGCTGCAGGCCCTGACTCGGGTGGGGCAGTGAGGATGCTCAGGAGGGAAGTGAGGGGAGGGGTCCCAGCATGCGGCGGCCTGGACAGCCTTCTGTGGAGGAGCTGAGGTGTCACCTGGGCCCGGAAGAAGGGCAGCCCCGCTAGCTAGTGGGGAGGGCATGAGAGAACTTGGTGACGACGGGAGAGAAGGTGACTTGGGACAAGCTGGGTTTGAAGCGTCTGTGGGATGTCCAGGTAGAGATGAGTAGTGAACTGTCAGAAATGGGGCTTGAATTTGGGGTGGCGGGGACAGAACTGATACCCGTGTAGGTGACAGATAAGGACAGAGGCAGGAGTTCCAAAAATAGGATTTATTGTTGGCTGGGGCTTCTGGAATCCCGTATTCCCGTCCACCCTGCGAATGTGGATTGGAGCTATGTTTCTGGGAGATGATTTGATGGAATGTGTCAGAAGTCTAAAACAGAACCTAGCCCTTGTTTCAGGATTACCTGCAGAGAAGTTTGCAGATGACCACATCCTGTTGTTTATTTGGTGGAAAACTGAAATCGAAAGCTAGCTAAATGCTGAACAATGGGAACTAGTTGGCTAAAAAATGGCCGTGCAATGCAAGAGTGTGAGGTTACGAAAATGATGATGTGGGCGCGTATCCATTGACACAAACATCCATGTGTGCTACGCCCTCAGTTAAAAAGCAGGTTAGAAAATGGAATAAATGATCCTGCTTCTATAAAAGCAGGCATATGTGTTTTAGGAAGAAGGTGTGTGAGGATATAGATCAAATTCTGATGGCCTGTCATTTTACCTTTTTTGCTGATCCATATTCTACTGCAGTGCGTGTGGATTAttagcacacacacacccttttttttttaattaaaaaaaatttttttttgagacagagtctcattctgtcacccaggctggaatgcagtggtgcgatcttggcccactgcaaactctgcctcctgagctcaagggattctagtgcctcagcctcccaagtagctgggattacaggtgtgagccaccatgcccggctaatttttatatttttagtagagatagggtttcaccatgttgtggctggtcttgaactcctggcctcaggtgatccactcgccttggcctccccaggtgctgggattataggtgtgagccatcgcacccggcccacacacacacccccccttTAATGGTGGAGTTGCCAACAGTTGTCGGATGTGGCAGAGAGAACTGGGCAGCAGAGAAGGAGCCCATCACTGGGAGGGActgaaaaccagctcctgggcaCTGCAGGGCAGAGCGTGTGCCGGGTGTGAAGGGGGTCAGTGCCCCTGTGCTGGCCACTGTCCTCCTAGTTCTGATACAGTTGCTGCCAGGAGAGGCTGGGCCGTGGCGAGGGGCCAGTGGGGAACCGGGGCGGGATGGGGGCCAGCAGCAGTGCTCTGGGGTCTGCTTGTGGTGGCCATGGTGGTGGCAGTTGCAGTGGCAACTGTGGGCCATGGCAGCACTTTTCCGTGGCGCACAGGCCGCTGCCGGGTGAGGGGAGAGAGCCCCGCTTGTTCTCCTCCTGCCGCCTCTCCTCCCATCCCCAGCTGCTGGGTGCTCTCCGGCCGGCATGAAGCTGTGCAGGCACTGGGCACTCCCTTGGGCTCTTAGCGGGGCCTTCTCATTGCTGCTTCGCTAGGAACCACCCGCTCTCCTTTCCTCCTGGAGGGCCACGTGGGGCCGAGCACCTGGGACAGCCGTGCTGAGCTCTACCCGGCCCCTTCGCAGGCCTCGTTTCTGGGGGCCTTCAGTTTTGGAAACCTCCCTGAGGGCCCCTCTAGAGTGCGGGTCCGCCCCGCCCCGGGTGTGAAGGGGAAGTGCCCTGTCCCTGTGTGCTGACAGGTCCCTGTGTGCAGCATGGTCGGGGCACTTCTACTCTGCAGGCGCGGCCGGGCGGGGAGCGGGGCGGGGGGCGTGGGGGGAGCGGGGCTGGTTCTcctgggtgtggggtggggaggcctcCTCATCGCCAGCATGGAGTTAAAAACCAGGATGGGGGAGGGAGACTTCCCATTTCTCCCGAGATGTACTTCATGATGCGTCTGGAGAAAAGGTGTGACCAGCCCCTTCCTTCCCGTCAAGGAGCGCGCTTGCCTGTGTAACTCACCTGTAAAGCCCACCCAGGGAAGGCCAGGGCCTCATGAAACAGAAGACAAAGCCAGGCACTGGGCCCTTGCGCTCACTAGAATTTGGGATATCTTTCCTTGCACCCTCATCGCATATGGAACTCCTGGCGTCGTGTCCCAGGTCACGCCTGTCCCTGTGGGGAGGCTgggcccctccccccagccacTCCCGAGACTTGAGACCTCTGCCCCAGGACGATGGGTGGGAAGGGGCTTGCGGGTAGGAGAGCGAGCGCTGCTTCCAGCGGGAGCCTCGGGGGAGGGTGGCGGGGCCGCCGTGGGGGGGAGCCGCGCCGCATCTCAGGCGCAGTCTCTAGGGGCTGTGCGCATCCGTGGGGGGGACATGTGCATCTCAGGGGGGCTGCTCGCATCTGGGGGTGCTGTGTGCATCTCGGGGGGGCTGTGCCCATCTAGCGGGGTGGCTGTGCGCATCTGGAGGGGGCTGTGCGCAACCCGGGGGGGTGTTGCGCGCATCTAGCAGGGGCGGCTGTGTGCATTTCGGGGGGGCTGTGCGTATCTGGGGGGACCGTGCTTATCTCCGGGGGCGGCTGTGCGCATCTTGAGGGGTGTGTACATCTCGGGGGGCCTGTGCGCATCTTGGGGGGCTGTGTGCATCTGCGGGGGCTGTGTGCATCTCAGGGGCTCTGTGCGCATCTCGGGGTGCTGTGCGCTGCTCCTCTGAGCTCTGCTCTTTCTTGCAGCGTTTGCCTCAGCATGGAGGGCGGGGCCGCGGCAACCACCCCCGCAGCACTGCCTTACTACGTGGCCTTCTCCCAGCTGCTGGGCCTGACCTTGGTGGCCATGACTGGCGCGTGGCTCGGGCTGTACCGAGGCGGCATTGCCTGGGAGAGCGACCTGCAGTTCAACGCGCACCCCCTCTGCATGGTCATAGGCCTGATCTTCCTGCAGGGAAATGGTGAGTCCCATGGGCCGCTCCTCTTTTCCCGGGCTTGTGGGAGTCCCCGAGAGGCAGTTTGCAGGGGTCTTGTCACCCCTGCGGTCTCTTCTGGTTGGACAAATCTAAGATTCGAGAAAAGACAGAGACGGAAGCTGGTTCAGAGCCTGGGGAGATGGAATCCAAACCCAGGCTCTGAGGTTGGTGAGTGGCAGCTCCTCTCCAGCCTGGTCCAGCATTTTCACCTCGTTTCCACACACAGCATCCAAGGCGGGCACTTCTTGCAGCAGAGGGAAAGGAATGAGGCTCCGAGCCAGGCCCTGCTGCAGGGGTGGTTTGAATTGAGGGAAAAAAAGTAATCATATGTGAGAGTTTGTATGCGTGCGTGCGCATGTGTGTTGTTGCTCTTGGACTTGGCAGAGCTAGAGTGCCTCCCCCTGGGGCAGGAGCAAGGCAGTGCTTGGCCTCCACCTACCTCCAGGCCAGGGATCCAGGAAGCGGGATCTCCATCCGGTTGACCCGCTCTTCCTAGAGGTGGTCCTGGTGACAGTGCCACCCCTGAGCAGCAGAAAGCTAAGAGGCATTCCTCACGTGACCTGGCCTTGCCCACCTCTTCTGGACGCGGGAGATCAGGCTGGGATCACAAGGTTCTGCTTGGGAGCCAGGCGCCTGCTTGCTAGGAGTAGGACCATCTGCCCAGGCTTAGGTGGGGGCCTGTGTGAGGAGCCACGTGGCTAACAGGTGAACTCAGAGGCTGCTTGTTACCTCAGTGTGACCAACAGTGGACCTCAAACACAGCCTGGAATTTGCAGGACACCTGACAAGAAGGTGGGTGGAGTGGGGCGTCTGCTGGGCCGGGCAGCTCCTTTAGGTGGGGACGAGGGCAGAGGCGCTGCCTTCACTGCCTGTCCTGGTGGTGGGGACTGTGGGCCTCCGGCCCTGCCCTCTTTGTGCACAGCTGGGGGAggttggagggtgggggaggggtgttaAGGTGCACACAGCCCTAGGTGCCCTCAGAGAAGGCCAGGAGCTGGCCAGGGTCCCCAGGGAACCTGGCTTTCTCCTCCGGTTCCTGCAGCTAGGCTCATGTTACAAGCCGTCAGCTCACATTACCTCTCCACCAAGGTGCCTCCTTGCTGCTGGGGCAGGAGGCCTCATGCGCAGGCGGATGCACTCACGTTCCCTCTCTCACCTCCCACAGCCCTGCTGGTTTACCGTGTCTTCAGGAACGAAGCTAAACGCACCACCAAGGTCCTGCACGGGCTGCTGCACATCTTTGCGCTCGTCATCGCCCTGGTTGGTGAGTTCCCGGGCGCGGCCTTCCCCGCCACCTGCCTGCCTCTTCAGGTATGGCAAACAGCCGCTTcacctgctctgttccctccccAGAGCTGTGATGGGCCCGCCCCCACCCCAAACATCCCCTGCAGGGCCACTAGGTGCTGGCAGCCGTCGAGCTGGGACTAAAGCCCAGAAGTCCCGCTAGCTGGTTCCCTTGGGTCATCTTACACCTTCCTTTTCCACATCCAACCCTGTCCTCATATGACCTGTCTCTggcccaggcttggtggcggtGTTCGACTACCACAGGAAGAAGGGCTACGCTGACCTGTACAGCCTACACAGCTGGTGCGGGATCCTTGTCTTTGTCCTGTACTTTGTGCAGGTGAGTCCTTCCAGCACCCCGGGCCTGGGGCCACCTaccagggaggtgggagggggaggggagctgGGCTGAAATGTACCTCATGGAAGGGCCTGATTTCTGGGGTGCGTGCAGGTGAGAGAGCTGCCTTCCCAGGCCTGTGTGGGTGCAAAGCTAGGATTGGCGGCCAAGGGTGCCCAGCTCCCAGGCGCCCCATGGCTGACTCAGCACTTTTGGCCACAAGCCCAGCTTTCCGAGTGTGCCAAGGCCTCAAGCGTTGGGGGACCGGTCCCTTGTCCCTAAGCGCTTAGTGCTCCTCCCACCACTGTGCTGAGGAGGAAGGAAACCAGGCAGGGCTGAGGGGCTCACAGTCGCCATGTGGGCACGTGGGTGTGGGCCTCGCCGACCTCGGCTGCTGGGGTGTCCGGCCGCCCTGTCCCGGAACCGTCTCCTTTCAAATCCTAGTGGCTGGTGGGCTTCAGCTTCTTCCTGTTCCCCGGAGCTTCATTCTCCCTGCGGAGCCGCTACCGCCCACAGCACATCTTCTTTGGTGCTACCATCTTCCTCCTTTCCGTGGGCACCGCCCTGCTGGGCCTGAAGGAGGCACTGCTGTTCAACCTCGGGTGAGTGTCCTGGGTGGgagagggcagggcctgggccacCCTTGCACAGACCTCACCCTGCCTTCAGCTTCCCCAGCTGTGGCTTCCTGAGCCGCCTCTCATGGCGTCACAACTGGTGGCTGTAGTTATGCTTGCTAAGATTTGGGTGCGTGGGGCTTGGCTTTGGTTAGCTTTCTTAATTTTACCCTTTCAAAGAAACTTCTAGGCTATGGGCACTCTATTTATTCCCACCATGCAGCAGGATCTGCAGGACAACTGCTTAGAGCTAGAATATTGAtctagatttttacattacccatctctTTCTGTCTGTGAGCCATAGCTGGAGATtgctggttgggggtggggggatggttttTCTCTTCAGgcagggcagggaggcaggggctgGTGCTGGAATCCCCATGGCATCTTTAAGGCCCAGGATACAAAGGGCATTTGGCCTAATTGTGACCCCTTGGGCAGcttctcccttcctctcaccCCTGCAGGGGCAAGTATAGCGCGTTTGAGCCCGAGGGTGTCCTGGCCAACGTGCTGGGCCTGCTGCTGGCCTGCTTCGGTGGGGCGGTGCTCTACATCTTGACCCGGGCCGACTGGAAGCGGCCTTCCCAGGCGGAAGAGCAGGCCCTCTCCATGGACTTCAAGACGCTGACGGAGGGAGACAGCCCCGGCTCCCAGTGATGCGCCCGGCCAGCCCT
Proteins encoded in this window:
- the CYB561 gene encoding transmembrane ascorbate-dependent reductase CYB561 isoform X5, with product MKQKTKPGTGPLRSLEFGISFLAPSSHMELLASCPRSRLSLWGGWAPPPSHSRDLRPLPQDDGVCLSMEGGAAATTPAALPYYVAFSQLLGLTLVAMTGAWLGLYRGGIAWESDLQFNAHPLCMVIGLIFLQGNALLVYRVFRNEAKRTTKVLHGLLHIFALVIALVGLVAVFDYHRKKGYADLYSLHSWCGILVFVLYFVQWLVGFSFFLFPGASFSLRSRYRPQHIFFGATIFLLSVGTALLGLKEALLFNLGGKYSAFEPEGVLANVLGLLLACFGGAVLYILTRADWKRPSQAEEQALSMDFKTLTEGDSPGSQ
- the CYB561 gene encoding transmembrane ascorbate-dependent reductase CYB561 isoform X4, with the protein product MEGGAAATTPAALPYYVAFSQLLGLTLVAMTGAWLGLYRGGIAWESDLQFNAHPLCMVIGLIFLQGNALLVYRVFRNEAKRTTKVLHGLLHIFALVIALVGLVAVFDYHRKKGYADLYSLHSWCGILVFVLYFVQWLVGFSFFLFPGASFSLRSRYRPQHIFFGATIFLLSVGTALLGLKEALLFNLGGKYSAFEPEGVLANVLGLLLACFGGAVLYILTRADWKRPSQAEEQALSMDFKTLTEGDSPGSQ
- the CYB561 gene encoding transmembrane ascorbate-dependent reductase CYB561 isoform X2 — its product is MATPSRHGPRNRPSDPGAARGGRRDARVSKLLGLTLVAMTGAWLGLYRGGIAWESDLQFNAHPLCMVIGLIFLQGNALLVYRVFRNEAKRTTKVLHGLLHIFALVIALVGLVAVFDYHRKKGYADLYSLHSWCGILVFVLYFVQWLVGFSFFLFPGASFSLRSRYRPQHIFFGATIFLLSVGTALLGLKEALLFNLGGKYSAFEPEGVLANVLGLLLACFGGAVLYILTRADWKRPSQAEEQALSMDFKTLTEGDSPGSQ
- the CYB561 gene encoding transmembrane ascorbate-dependent reductase CYB561 isoform X3 — its product is MATPSRHGPRNRPSDPGAARGGRRDARLLGLTLVAMTGAWLGLYRGGIAWESDLQFNAHPLCMVIGLIFLQGNALLVYRVFRNEAKRTTKVLHGLLHIFALVIALVGLVAVFDYHRKKGYADLYSLHSWCGILVFVLYFVQWLVGFSFFLFPGASFSLRSRYRPQHIFFGATIFLLSVGTALLGLKEALLFNLGGKYSAFEPEGVLANVLGLLLACFGGAVLYILTRADWKRPSQAEEQALSMDFKTLTEGDSPGSQ
- the CYB561 gene encoding transmembrane ascorbate-dependent reductase CYB561 isoform X1 is translated as MGGVERENQEARDQAGEGRRVSPLAPALLGARPVPQAWPTPGPSVRSRGSHGRIPRPSRQARGSSRPSTPAGRRPHAPPIMGAPEGGREAGLTMAAVRPRAGPELAGPGPERGRNRGDLARAGQPRRPRAPLPVSETPPSQPPGCHGDAVAPRPAEPAERPGRGAGRQAGRSGKQALLVYRVFRNEAKRTTKVLHGLLHIFALVIALVGLVAVFDYHRKKGYADLYSLHSWCGILVFVLYFVQWLVGFSFFLFPGASFSLRSRYRPQHIFFGATIFLLSVGTALLGLKEALLFNLGGKYSAFEPEGVLANVLGLLLACFGGAVLYILTRADWKRPSQAEEQALSMDFKTLTEGDSPGSQ